One region of Cottoperca gobio chromosome 19, fCotGob3.1, whole genome shotgun sequence genomic DNA includes:
- the prdm9 gene encoding histone-lysine N-methyltransferase PRDM9, whose amino-acid sequence MSGRSTAEEWVETTEEVVITEECLPPESSIPAVIPVLEQTETPIQKLLDTVGHGDNSEADGGFYCEECLPLFQYHSDPATINGPSFILDFPTSTGLPQRALLSLPYGLMIGRSSIPGAGVGVINHGPIVSPGMHFGPYEGEVTTREDAMASDFSWEIYKEKDEYEYIDAARDSHSNWMRYVNCARNKDETNLLAVQYKGSILFHCCRTVHPGEELMVWPSSKFLSRFSEAWAQVWVMKLNATESSTTATSQIFLCSLCQLSFTTESFLQRHTEYSHIQPEAVCTPAAEVVEPEHPASNADPCHSAASLMVVSVNSVESKTCGDCGKTFKQIPHLRRHKLCVHSNKRPYCCTQCRRSFTQASGLIRHQLVHRKRTVIKNANSVHNLNISEKKKSLTLRSEVLNSTDPVVTEKTKDVHISENVPEAIDVTENTSQSNCSDCGKSFTNEESLKKHKVTVHEKIRPYVCTVCQKCFGQYNDLTRHLLGHQKQNKRIKKLIEAPEESATMPFSCAECSLTFPSVDSLQQHITEHHSEETTVQTQEDDQSHDPGFSLQPSVAESVECVQKHQRPQRLGARSKISAITKLIAPKRRAAICKKPLTSPAQIERSSAEPEAVADGKLAKYKWFSCNRCKRTYGNPEDLKAHNCASKQLKCGQCEATFKKSGFLKRHEQLVHLNAKSYSCDRCGKAFTTSGNLKQHQKSNTCMKYHCTSEPFSCSFCQFSFTMKSYLIKHVKRHHPVEYLAHCDSDSLVYQLEEEEEQVEEKGEKEYVCPHCGKSCASTKAFKAHTCFQQVKVLYLCTDCGKGFTNHYGLKQHQRIHTGEKPYSCPHCSKSFSYTGQLNVHLRTHTGEKPYLCTHCGESFRQSGDLKRHERKHTGVRPYNCPECCKSFSRPQSLKAHQMLHLGQRMFKCTQCGKSFSRNYHLRRHHQKMHL is encoded by the exons ATTGTGAAGAGTGTCTGCCTCTCTTCCAGTACCACAGTGATCCCGCTACCATTAACGGCCCATCTTTTATTCTTGACTTCCCAACGAGCACGGGTCTCCCCCAGAGGGCCCTGCTCTCTCTGCCCTATGGCCTGATGATAGGCAGATCTAGTATCCCCGGTGCAGGCGTTGGGGTCATAAATCACGGCCCGATAGTGTCTCCGGGAATGCATTTTGGACCATATGAGGGGGAAGTGACTACAAGGGAAGATGCCATGGCAAGTGACTTCTCCTGGGAG atttacaaagaaaaagatGAGTACGAGTACATTGATGCTGCCAGAGATTCACACTCAAACTGGATGAG GTACGTCAATTGTGCTCGTAATAAAGACGAGACGAATTTGCTGGCGGTGCAGTACAAAGGCAGCATTCTTTTTCATTGCTGTCGCACCGTACACCCTGGAGAGGAGCTCATGGTGTGGCCCAGCAGCAAATTTCTTTCCCGTTTCAGTGAAGCTTGGGCACAGGTGTGGGTTATGAAGTTGAATGCAACAG AGAGTAGCACAACTGCGACATCTCAGATCttcctgtgctccctctgtcagCTGTCCTTCACTACAGAGTCCTTCCTCCAGCGACATACAGAATACTCCCACATCCAGCCTGAAGCGGTCTGCACACCGGCTGCTGAGGTGGTTGAACCTGAACATCCTGCTTCCAATGCTGACCCCTGTCACTCTGCCGCATCCCTGATGGTCGTATCTGTTAACTCTGTCGAGTCCAAAACATGTGGCGATTGCGGGAAAACTTTCAAGCAAATACCTCACCTCAGGAGGCACAAACTTTGCGTCCACTCGAACAAACGTCCCTACTGCTGCACACAGTGCAGGCGGAGTTTTACCCAGGCTTCTGGCTTAATCAGGCACCAGCTAGTTCACAGAAAGCGGACTGTGATAAAAAACGCAAACAGTGTTCATAATCTGAACATTagtgagaagaaaaagagcTTGACACTGAGATCAGAAGTTTTAAACTCTACAGATCCGGTTGTAACTGAGAAAACAAAGGATGTGCATATAAGTGAGAATGTACCAGAAGCTATAGATGTAACTGAGAATACTTCCCAATCCAACTGTTCAGACTGCGGTAAGAGCTTCACAAATGAAGAATCCCTGAAGAAGCATAAGGTGACTGTCCATGAAAAGATACGTCCGTACGTCTGCACCGTGTGTCAGAAGTGCTTCGGCCAGTACAACGACCTGACCAGGCACCTGCTGGGAcaccagaaacaaaacaagaggataaaaaaactaattgagGCTCCAGAGGAATCTGCCACCATGCCCTTTAGCTGCGCTGAGTGCTCACTGACTTTTCCTTCAGTGGACAGCCTTCAGCAGCACATAACTGAGCATCACTCAGAGGAGACCACAGTGCAAACTCAAGAAGACGATCAGAGCCACGATCCAGGCTTCAGCCTCCAACCCTCAGTGGCTGAATCTGTTGAATGTGTGCAAAAACATCAGAGGCCTCAGCGACTTGGAGCCAGATCAAAAATTTCTGCCATAACAAAGCTCATAGCTCCAAAACGAAGGGCAGCCATCTGCAAGAAGCCATTAACCAGCCCTGCGCAGATTGAGAGGAGCTCCGCCGAGCCAGAGGCCGTCGCAGACGGAAAGTTAGCGAAATACAAATGGTTCAGCTGTAATCGCTGTAAACGAACATACGGGAACCCGGAAGATCTCAAAGCACACAATTGCGCTTCGAAACAGCTCAAGTGTGGACAGTGTGAGGCGACTTTTAAAAAGTCCGGCTTCCTGAAAAGACACGAGCAGTTggtgcatttaaatgcaaaatccTACAGCTGTGACCGCTGCGGCAAAGCCTTCACTACATCTGGTAACCTGAAACAGCATCAGAAGAGCAACACTTGTATGAAGTATCACTGCACGTCGGAGCCTTTCTCGTGCTCGTTTTGTCAGTTCTCCTTCACAATGAAGAGCTACCTTATTAAACATGTCAAGAGGCATCACCCGGTGGAGTATTTGGCACACTGCGATTCAGACAGCCTAGTGTATcagctggaggaagaggaagagcaagTGGAAGAGAAGGGGGAAAAAGAATATGTATGCCCCCACTGTGGGAAGAGCTGTGCAAGCACCAAAGCTTTCAAAGCGCACACGTGCTTCCAGCAGGTGAAGGTGCTGTACTTGTGCACAGACTGTGGGAAGGGCTTCACAAACCACTATGGGCTCAAGCAACATCAGCGCATTCACACGGGCGAGAAGCCCTACAGCTGCCCTCACTGCAGCAAGAGCTTCTCTTACACGGGCCAGCTCAACGTGCACCTCAGGACTCACACCGGGGAGAAGCCGTACCTGTGCACCCACTGTGGGGAGAGCTTCCGGCAGTCGGGAGACCTGAAGCGACACGAGAGGAAGCACACGGGGGTGAGGCCTTACAACTGCCCCGAATGTTGTAAAAGCTTCAGCCGCCCACAGAGTCTCAAAGCTCACCAAATGCTTCACCTGGGACAAAGAATGTTCAAATGCACCCAGTGCGGGAAGAGCTTTTCCCGGAACTATCACCTCAGGAGACACCATCAGAAGATGCACTTGTAG